Proteins encoded together in one Musa acuminata AAA Group cultivar baxijiao chromosome BXJ3-6, Cavendish_Baxijiao_AAA, whole genome shotgun sequence window:
- the LOC135641367 gene encoding uncharacterized protein LOC135641367: MDSSDLPMDGKSSRPRLAPLKVRRDSYAIKKRPVVPPAPPQYRRPIIIYAVSPKVVHATPSDFMSVVQRLTGAAAASSSSSSDASVLSASARLATHASSSEMLMKGEQDLSDDLLGVDGGMVFSRSSFDGLSEDISGNKGVMGISSFSPSPNHSAAAAAYWEFWLLQQHDGGRI, encoded by the coding sequence ATGGATTCATCTGATCTCCCCATGGACGGGAAGTCGTCGAGGCCGCGGCTGGCTCCTCTCAAAGTTCGAAGGGACTCCTACGCGATAAAGAAACGTCCGGTTGTGCCGCCTGCGCCACCCCAGTACCGGCGGCCCATCATAATTTACGCCGTCTCGCCGAAGGTCGTCCACGCCACTCCTAGCGACTTCATGTCGGTGGTGCAACGCCTCACcggtgccgccgccgcctcctcttcgtcttcttctgaTGCTTCAGTTTTGTCTGCATCTGCTCGTTTAGCCACACACGCATCGAGCAGTGAAATGTTGATGAAGGGCGAGCAAGATCTATCGGATGATCTACTGGGAGTCGATGGTGGCATGGTGTTTTCCCGATCATCCTTCGATGGACTCAGCGAAGATATTTCCGGCAACAAGGGCGTCATGGGGATCAGCAGCTTCTCGCCAAGTCCTAAtcattctgctgctgctgctgcttactGGGAGTTTTGGCTGCTGCAACAACATGATGGAGGTCGTATCTGA
- the LOC135640378 gene encoding dof zinc finger protein DOF1.4-like → MMTFICLQITPSSPSSVLSMTYTQLFLPSSLPMLSSHHGMLPCTPPQPVDVELANSCPRCGSSDTKFCYYNNYSLSQPRYFCKACRRYWTKGGSLRNVPIGSGYRKSRRGRSSARLSSAVSVAAGGPDANSNRRAPQSPIRPDLLTNEVAAPIAINLEALYAKYMNRSPEMESGVAIAAFDTETTSRSSSRHCQMFSPVGDTTPLNQVNDRPFGNGDYNLYRELSSSITLPVEPVQSYISLDCQEEFESTTACSMDHQQDRANIDDWSLLDYSSLEAFY, encoded by the coding sequence ATGATGACCTTCATTTGCCTACAAATAACCCCTTCTTCCCCCTCTTCTGTCCTCTCCATGACATATACGCAGCTCTTCTTGCCTTCTTCCCTTCCCATGCTTTCGTCCCACCATGGCATGCTCCCTTGCACTCCTCCGCAGCCCGTCGACGTCGAGCTGGCGAACAGTTGCCCCCGCTGCGGCTCCTCCGACACCAAGTTCTGTTACTATAACAACTACAGCCTGAGCCAGCCGCGGTACTTCTGCAAGGCCTGCCGGCGGTACTGGACCAAGGGCGGGTCGCTCCGCAACGTGCCCATCGGCAGTGGCTACCGCAAGAGCCGCAGGGGGAGGTCGTCAGCGAGGCTCTCCAGTGCCGTCTCCGTCGCCGCCGGTGGTCCAGATGCCAACTCCAATCGCCGTGCTCCGCAGAGTCCTATCCGCCCGGACCTCCTCACGAACGAGGTAGCCGCTCCTATTGCCATCAATCTCGAGGCGTTGTATGCCAAGTACATGAACCGATCTCCGGAGATGGAGTCAGGCGTCGCCATTGCAGCATTCGATACTGAAACGACAAGCCGATCGAGTTCACGCCACTGTCAGATGTTTTCGCCAGTTGGTGATACTACACCACTGAATCAGGTCAACGATCGGCCATTCGGTAATGGAGACTACAATCTATATAGAGAGTTGAGCAGCTCCATAACACTGCCAGTGGAACCTGTTCAGAGCTACATATCCTTGGATTGCCAAGAAGAGTTTGAGTCGACCACGGCATGCAGCATGGATCATCAGCAAGATCGTGCGAACATTGATGATTGGAGCTTGTTGGATTACTCAAGCTTGGAGGCTTTCTACTAG